One Paracoccaceae bacterium genomic region harbors:
- the ubiE gene encoding bifunctional demethylmenaquinone methyltransferase/2-methoxy-6-polyprenyl-1,4-benzoquinol methylase UbiE produces the protein MDDRQGSTHFGFREVPEGEKAGLVHGVFSRVASKYDLMNDLMSGGVHRLWKDAMMDWLAPRPGQRLLDVAGGTGDIAFRFLRRAPGATAVVCDMTEGMLVEGRARADAEAMAARLDWVVGDAMALPFPDRSFDVYTISFGIRNVTRIDAALREAHRVLKIGGRLMVLEFSRVPNDLLQWAYDRYSFNVIPVMGQVVAGDRESYQYLVESIRKFPDQDAFAAMIGAAGFEQVAYRNLTMGVAALHSGWKL, from the coding sequence ATGGACGACCGGCAGGGCAGCACACATTTCGGCTTTCGCGAGGTTCCCGAGGGCGAGAAGGCGGGCCTTGTGCATGGCGTCTTTTCCCGCGTGGCGTCGAAGTATGACCTGATGAACGACCTGATGTCGGGCGGAGTCCATCGGCTATGGAAGGACGCGATGATGGACTGGCTGGCGCCGCGTCCGGGCCAGCGCCTGCTGGATGTGGCCGGCGGGACCGGTGACATCGCGTTCCGGTTCCTGCGGCGTGCACCGGGTGCCACGGCCGTGGTCTGCGACATGACCGAGGGGATGCTGGTCGAGGGTCGTGCCCGGGCCGATGCCGAGGCGATGGCGGCGCGGCTGGACTGGGTGGTAGGTGATGCGATGGCGCTGCCATTTCCCGATCGCAGCTTTGACGTCTATACGATCAGCTTCGGCATCCGGAACGTGACCCGCATCGACGCGGCGCTGCGCGAGGCGCATCGCGTGCTGAAGATCGGCGGGCGGCTGATGGTGCTGGAGTTCAGCCGCGTCCCGAACGATCTGCTGCAATGGGCCTATGACCGCTATTCCTTCAACGTCATCCCGGTGATGGGCCAGGTGGTGGCGGGCGACCGCGAGAGCTATCAATATCTCGTTGAAAGCATAAGGAAGTTTCCAGATCAGGACGCATTTGCCGCGATGATCGGGGCGGCAGGTTTCGAACAGGTGGCCTATCGCAACCTGACCATGGGCGTCGCTGCGCTGCATTCGGGCTGGAAGCTGTGA